A stretch of DNA from Brevibacillus ruminantium:
GCCTGGTACGGGTATTTCTCTGGCACACATCAACGGGACGTACTGCCAGCCCTCCAGCAACCGGGCTGCCTGTGCCGGAAAGGTCGACTTCACATCTTCGGTTGTCGTAATCAGAATACTGGCGATATCATCCGGCTGCACATCGTTGCGCTGGACCATTTCCTCCAGCAGTTCCTTGGTCGCAGCAACTACCTCTTCTTTACGATCTTGCTCTACAGTAATGGCTCCTCTAATTCCTCGCACTCCCATTTCTTGATGCCCCCGCTTCCTCATTCATGACTGTCATAATCAGTGCTTCATCTACTTGTGCGAACAATTCTACAACCCCGATTGAACGCGGCAAAACAAGCGCCAGCTTTCCGCTAACCGCTTTCTTGTCTCTCTTCATTACTTCCAGTACCTCTAGCGGTTCCAGCGAGAGCGGCCACTCCGTCGGCAGGTGGTACTGGCGCAAAAGATTGCGGGTACGCTCATACACGCCATCCTCTGCTACCTTTAGCCGTTCTGCTACCTTGGCTGCCAGACACATGCCGATAGAAATCGCTTCGCCGTGATTGAGCTTGGCGTACTCGGCGAGCGCTTCGAAGGCATGCCCAAAGGTATGGCCCAGATTCAGCAGCGCCCGCTGCCCTTGCTCCGTTTCATCTGCCGAAACGATGTTCGCTTTTACCTGACACCCGCGCAAGATGGCTTTGCTTAGCAATTCAGAATCGAGCTCCCACAGTTTCTCCGCATGCTCCTCCAGCCAGGAGACAAAGCGCTCATCGGCTATAAGACCGTGCTTCAGCACTTCGGCAAAGCCTGCTGCTCGCTCTCGCTCTGGCAGTGTGGAAATAGCCGCGGTATCATACAGCACCATACGCGGTTGGTGAAAGGCGCCAATCAAATTTTTGCCCAAAGGGTGATTGATCGCTACCTTGCCTCCTACCGAGCTGTCATGCGCCAAAAGTGTGGTGGGCAGCTGTACGAACGAGATCCCCCGCATATAGGTAGCTGCCACAAACCCGGCCAAATCTCCGACTACACCTCCGCCCAGCGCGAGAATCACCGATTTGCGGTCTAACCCTGCCTGTATCGCCTGTGTCATCACTGTTTCATACATGGCGATACTCTTTGACTGTTCACCTGCTGGAATCACGCAGGCATGGACTGGAAAACCGGCGGAGATCAACTCATCCTGGAGCAGCGAAAGATAGCGCGGGGCAACATTTTCATCCGTAATGATGAACAATCTGGTTCCGCCAGCTATCCCACCCTCTTGCAACAGGGTGGCCGCCTGCTGCAAAAGACCTTCTCCGATGATAATCGGATAGGATCGCTCCCCAAGCTCAACGCGCAGGATTTCCCGGCGCATTAAAATTTCTCCGTATAAGCGCGATATTGGCTGACGTTTTCCAACATATCGTCCATCGAGTCGGAAGGAAACTTCTCGCACATCGCAGAGGCAATTTCCCATGCGACAACTGCTTCGGCCACAACGCTTGCAGCAGGTACCGCACAGCTATCTGATCTCTCAATGCTGGCAGAGAACGCTTCGCGCGTATCGATATCAACACTCATCAATGGCTTGTATAGAGTAGGGATCGGTTTCATGACACCGCGAACAACGATCGGCATCCCGGTCGACATGCCACCTTCCAAACCGCCAGCGCGATTGGTTTTCCGGCTGTAACCCGTCTCTTCATTCCACAAGATCTCGTCATGAACCTGGGACCCCGGCTTGCCGGCTGCTTCAAAGCCGATACCAATCTCGACCCCTTTAAAAGCCTGAATGCTCATGACTGCTTGAGCCAATCGTCCATCCAGCTTGCGATCCCACTGGACATGGCTGCCGAGACCGATTGGCACACCATCGACGATCACCTCAACGATACCGCCGAGCGAATCCCCCTCTTCCTTTGCCTTGTCGATCGCGGCCATCATCAATGGAGCCGCTTCTTCATCCAGGCAGCGTACAGGCGATTCTTCTGTGCGAGTGATCAATTCATCGAGCGGCAAGTCTACGCGTTTCGCCACAACATTGCCAATCTGCAGCACCTGGCCGCCGATACGGATGCCAAAAGCCTCCAGCAATTGTCTAGCAACTGCGCCAACAGCCACGCGAATCGTCGTTTCCCTCGCGCTCGAACGTTCCAGAATATTTCGCATATCACGCTGATGATATTTGATAGCGCCGTTCAAGTCGGCATGTCCTGGGCGCGGACGGGATACCCTGCGCTTTTCCTCAGCACCCTCCACCGGCTCTGCGCTCATGATCCCTTGCCAATGTGTCCAGTCGTTATTTTCCACAACCAATGTGATCGGGGCGCCGGTCGTATAACCGTGTCTGACACCGGAGAGAACTTTCACCTGATCTTTTTCGATTTGCATTCTCCTGCCGCGGCCATGACCTTTTTGGCGTCTTGCCAACTGCTCGTTAATTTTATCGACAGAGAACGGCAGGTTGCTTGGTACCCCTTCGATGATCGCTGTCAATTGAGGGCCATGTGATTCCCCTGCTGTTAAATAACGCATTTTTCGCTTCCTCCATCCTGCAGGCAGCATTTGCTTTTCCCTCACACGGGTCGCTGTCCTTTATCACTTTTAAGCGTTATAATATCATACCTCCACCTTGGTGGAAATACAAAAATGGAAACCTCTAAACGAAACCTTGCCTCATAGGCAAAACGCTTCTCAAAAAAGAGAAGCGTCTGCCACAGAATTGATTAATAGTGGTCGGCAATGAACACCGGCTTCGAGGATAGGGATCGGCGGAGGTGATCTGCCCTGAGCAGGTCATCCAGCTGGGTCTTCTCAGCGCCAAGGATTTGCCCGCACTCCTGGAGCGTTATCAAGCCACGCCGGTAGGCTTCGATGACTTGTTGCTTGTCCATTTGCTTCCTCCCTGAAAAGGTTGTTAGGCCTAGTGTTGGGAAAAAACAACAGGGATATACTTGCCAACGCCTGCTTTACCCTAATTTTCGGTAAAAGAATGTGTCTTCGGTTTCAAACTGGTACTGCTGCGGTTGAAAAATCTGCTCCGTGCTTCCCACGAACAGCACTCCACCTGGTCGCAGGGCGCGGCTGAACTTTTGGTACAGCTCATGCTTCGCTTCTTCTGTGAAGTAAATCATCACGTTGCGGCAGATGATCAGGTCAAATCCGCTCTCAAATGTGTCTGCGAGCAGATTGTGCTTGCGAAAGGTTACGCGATTTTTGACTTCATCGGAAATCCGATAGCTCAAACTGTCCTTTTGAAAATATTTCGTCAGCAGATCCTTTGGGCAGTCCTGCAGAGCCCGATCCGAATAAACACCTTGCTTCGCTTTGGCAATGGCTCCTTCGTCAATATCCGTCGCCAGCAAAGAGGCCTCCCAGCGGTGACGCATCAGGATCAGGGAAAGCGTATAGGGCTCTTCTCCTGTCGAGCAGGCCGCACTCCAGCATTTCAGGCGTGGAGACTGTCTAACCAATCTCGGCAGAATCTTATTCTCCAGAACCTCCCAGCGTCCCGGATTGCGGAAAAATTCCGAGACGTTGATGGTCATTCTATCGAGAAATTCGTAGAAGAGCTCCTTATCTTTGGAGATCGCTTCGAAATATTGGGTAAAAGAAGAATATCCCCGCTTGATTCGAAGCGAAGTAAGCCGACGTTTCATTTGTGCTTCTTTATAGAGGGCAAGATCAATTCCGGTCATTCTTTTTACATTTGCGATGAATTGGAGAAAATCCTTATCATCCATGCTACGATATCCC
This window harbors:
- the aroH gene encoding chorismate mutase — encoded protein: MGVRGIRGAITVEQDRKEEVVAATKELLEEMVQRNDVQPDDIASILITTTEDVKSTFPAQAARLLEGWQYVPLMCAREIPVPGSLPSCIRVMMHVNSEKSADQINHVFLREAIKLRPDLVNRD
- the aroB gene encoding 3-dehydroquinate synthase; amino-acid sequence: MRREILRVELGERSYPIIIGEGLLQQAATLLQEGGIAGGTRLFIITDENVAPRYLSLLQDELISAGFPVHACVIPAGEQSKSIAMYETVMTQAIQAGLDRKSVILALGGGVVGDLAGFVAATYMRGISFVQLPTTLLAHDSSVGGKVAINHPLGKNLIGAFHQPRMVLYDTAAISTLPERERAAGFAEVLKHGLIADERFVSWLEEHAEKLWELDSELLSKAILRGCQVKANIVSADETEQGQRALLNLGHTFGHAFEALAEYAKLNHGEAISIGMCLAAKVAERLKVAEDGVYERTRNLLRQYHLPTEWPLSLEPLEVLEVMKRDKKAVSGKLALVLPRSIGVVELFAQVDEALIMTVMNEEAGASRNGSARN
- the aroC gene encoding chorismate synthase; protein product: MRYLTAGESHGPQLTAIIEGVPSNLPFSVDKINEQLARRQKGHGRGRRMQIEKDQVKVLSGVRHGYTTGAPITLVVENNDWTHWQGIMSAEPVEGAEEKRRVSRPRPGHADLNGAIKYHQRDMRNILERSSARETTIRVAVGAVARQLLEAFGIRIGGQVLQIGNVVAKRVDLPLDELITRTEESPVRCLDEEAAPLMMAAIDKAKEEGDSLGGIVEVIVDGVPIGLGSHVQWDRKLDGRLAQAVMSIQAFKGVEIGIGFEAAGKPGSQVHDEILWNEETGYSRKTNRAGGLEGGMSTGMPIVVRGVMKPIPTLYKPLMSVDIDTREAFSASIERSDSCAVPAASVVAEAVVAWEIASAMCEKFPSDSMDDMLENVSQYRAYTEKF
- a CDS encoding CheR family methyltransferase, producing the protein MDDKDFLQFIANVKRMTGIDLALYKEAQMKRRLTSLRIKRGYSSFTQYFEAISKDKELFYEFLDRMTINVSEFFRNPGRWEVLENKILPRLVRQSPRLKCWSAACSTGEEPYTLSLILMRHRWEASLLATDIDEGAIAKAKQGVYSDRALQDCPKDLLTKYFQKDSLSYRISDEVKNRVTFRKHNLLADTFESGFDLIICRNVMIYFTEEAKHELYQKFSRALRPGGVLFVGSTEQIFQPQQYQFETEDTFFYRKLG